GCCCGTCTTTGTGGCAGCCGTACTCGCTTTCCGGCACAGCGCGGTCGCTTTGATTCGTCGTCATTCGGCCGGTTTGAAATCAGCCGAAGCGTTCTGTGCCGCCGCGATGGTAACGATTGCGGTTCTGTGGCTGTCCGGAAAGAACCAGGGCGAAGCAGCTCGACTGTGGTGCTTTCTCACGCCATGGCTGCTGATCGCGGTTGGCCTTTGGCTGCGACATCAGCCGCGACCAGACCAGTCTTCACAGTGGCAACGACTTCTGTTGGTACAACTGCTTTTGTGCCTGGTGGTGGTGTCGCAGGTCAGCGGATTTCTTTTCTGATGAATCGAGCGCCATAGACTGTTTTAGTGCCCACATTGGTAATGCCCCAAAGGTCGCTCTCAAGACCTACTTTGTAACAAACAACTCTCAACTAACTGCTAATCCAGATTGGAATAAACATGTCTGAACTTCGCCTTGATCTCGATGTCCTGGAACGCAACGCGAAACGCATTTCGGAAGAAATTGCGTCGCTTGGCAAGATGTGGCGTCCCCACATCAAAGCTCACAGCCAGCCGCGCATCGCTCAAACGATGATCGACCTTGGTGCGTGCGGAGTGACCGCCGCCAACGTGGCAGAAGTGGAAGTTATGGCCGAAGCCGGAATTCCGTCTGCGTTGCTGGCTCACCTTGCCGTCACGGATATAGACCTGGACCGCCTGGCCGCCGCGGCGCAGAAGCTTCAACTGTTAGTAACGATTGACCATTTCGTACATGCAGAACGATATTCCAAAGCGGCCGCTCGCAACGGCGTGGAATTCAACGTGCTGGTCGATGTTGACATCGGTATGCATCGCACGGGCGTGCGACCGCGAGTCGATGCGACTCAACTGGCAAAGGCGGCGAACGCCCTGCCCGGCGTTTCAGTGATTGGCATTATGGGGTACGAAGGTCACTTACTGACAATGTCGGATGCCGCTGAAAAAAAGACCGCCATCTTCGAAGCCATGAACATGCTGCAGCAAACGCGAGACGCTATGCTTGACGAAGATCTGACATGCGACATCGTCAGCGCGGGGGGCAGCGGTTCGTTCTGGATTACCGGCCAGCATGAAGCGGTCACAGAACTTCAGGCGGGCGGCGGCGCATTCGGGGACCCGTTTTATACAAGTCTTTGTAACCTCGAAGGTGTGACACCGGCACTCACGGTACCAGCCGAAGTGGTTTCGCGTCCCTCGCTGACTCAAGCGGTGATCAACTGCGGCCGAAAGGCGATGAACCCGGCAGTCTGCCCGCCCGAACTACTGAACCAACCCGGCGCAACAATCGAATGGCTCAGCGCTGAACACACGGTTGTGTCGTTGGAAGGACCGGCTCGCGATCTGAAAATCGGCGACCCGGTGGAATTTGCCGTCGGCTATTCGGACCACTCAATTCTGATGCATCGCGATATTCAAATCTATCGCAGCGGAGAAAAGAT
This DNA window, taken from Fuerstiella marisgermanici, encodes the following:
- a CDS encoding alanine racemase, whose protein sequence is MSELRLDLDVLERNAKRISEEIASLGKMWRPHIKAHSQPRIAQTMIDLGACGVTAANVAEVEVMAEAGIPSALLAHLAVTDIDLDRLAAAAQKLQLLVTIDHFVHAERYSKAAARNGVEFNVLVDVDIGMHRTGVRPRVDATQLAKAANALPGVSVIGIMGYEGHLLTMSDAAEKKTAIFEAMNMLQQTRDAMLDEDLTCDIVSAGGSGSFWITGQHEAVTELQAGGGAFGDPFYTSLCNLEGVTPALTVPAEVVSRPSLTQAVINCGRKAMNPAVCPPELLNQPGATIEWLSAEHTVVSLEGPARDLKIGDPVEFAVGYSDHSILMHRDIQIYRSGEKIGTWPVIRRA